The following proteins are co-located in the Phaeodactylum tricornutum CCAP 1055/1 chromosome 2, whole genome shotgun sequence genome:
- a CDS encoding predicted protein → MAQVPMAATTAMLAYFGWTLGTKTSSAWSLTLLPKNSGPSHPQGTLLSNNAAVNQRRRTLFSSTAATLGLLGCGTPSSAVVETVGKDPTCNDGTCLGVWDGLLADCPHGMAGKQGAGCTSSQDDTPGTFSEPWDYSESDSLDWQHQMRKLLPVIQAVSAKRGDSVRVLLQENRYLRVAFTDGRSGETSTGEFYFTPDDTTVQFRIASLESSSTSPFTPSLRNIERAELLRKEMRYLKLPVLRNRRRALFFVESEVDTFGPGSAALGPPAEMRTGELEGRQDIDPRKKLDFLQNFPIPL, encoded by the coding sequence ATGGCCCAGGTACCAATGGCAGCGACCACGGCAATGCTAGCATATTTTGGATGGACACTCGGTACGAAAACAAGTTCCGCGTGGTCCCTGACTTTGTTACCGAAAAATTCCGGTCCTTCTCATCCACAAGGAACACTGTTGAGCAATAACGCCGCTGTCAACCAAAGGAGACGAACACTTTTTTCGAGTACTGCTGCCACTCTTGGTTTGCTTGGATGCGGTACGCCTTCGTCGGCTGTCGTAGAAACCGTCGGGAAAGATCCAACCTGCAACGATGGTACTTGTTTAGGTGTTTGGGACGGTCTTTTGGCGGACTGCCCACATGGAATGGCTGGTAAGCAGGGTGCAGGTTGTACGTCGTCTCAGGATGATACCCCTGGTACTTTTTCGGAACCGTGGGATTATTCGGAAAGCGATTCACTCGATTGGCAACATCAAATGCGAAAACTCCTGCCCGTCATACAAGCGGTGAGCGCCAAACGCGGTGACTCCGTCCGCGTTTTGCTCCAAGAAAATCGATATTTGCGAGTCGCCTTTACCGATGGTCGTTCGGGAGAGACGTCGACTGGAGAGTTCTACTTTACGCCCGACGATACCACCGTCCAGTTTCGGATCGCCTCATTGGAATCGTCAAGTACTTCGCCCTTTACGCCATCGCTTCGCAATATTGAACGAGCTGAACTCTTACGTAAAGAAATGCGGTATTTAAAACTTCCAGTGTTGAGAAATCGACGGCGTGCCCTCTTCTTTGTGGAATCCGAGGTGGACACGTTTGGGCCGGGCTCAGCCGCCTTGGGACCCCCAGCGGAGATGAGAACGGGCGAGCTGGAAGGCCGACAAGACATCGACCCGCGCAAAAAGCTAGATTTCTTACAAAATTTTCCGATTCCATTGTAG
- a CDS encoding predicted protein, protein MTTSIYAILVLSVLFAKSCAFVPQQAQGWLKRSQEVTYPLQLAGKGFGKNSIPNEESVASNSDFETSQLSSSDPLYGMSDERKANLFQFLLRDLQVEGAPLLSVDSVDFHTLQAALWTTLAELMESDDSNKACLIFEQIPIPALKSLVDGILVLKEQPRLMASLPELERFNVSLVGKGVGPAILLEVGGRNETNPYENSIATVSPSQTTAAMKMFVDRINSYLYSARDVSDRLESIAPVPVEYRSCAFSEVCHILSAFWNSVCEIQTTPSDQLQSIMLSFPATNAADHERFVAVAEVVSRSLSVYHRNIDGDNENLLEIQHFSPAYDRDEVSSNNEVADGHLPPTSWLQAMLRHTDLEDENRVKAQLVIKSNFQRRAPINSVCIKRSDSVDGKMDETKGITELTLENGGGKKVVPASIVLRYAWNAVAMNKQDQEDLRQALEKEIEIANRQ, encoded by the coding sequence ATGACAACTTCGATCTATGCGATCCTAGTCTTGTCCGTGCTTTTTGCCAAGTCGTGCGCATTTGTTCCTCAGCAAGCTCAAGGATGGCTAAAGAGAAGCCAGGAAGTCACATATCCACTGCAACTAGCTGGAAAGGGGTTCGGAAAGAACAGCATTCCCAATGAAGAATCCGTTGCCAGTAATTCTGATTTTGAAACCAGCCaactttcgtcttccgacCCATTGTATGGGATGAGcgacgaacgcaaagcaaatcTTTTTCAGTTTCTATTGCGCGACTTGCAAGTTGAAGGAGCACCTTTATTAAGCGTGGATTCGGTTGATTTCCACACGCTGCAAGCTGCGTTGTGGACGACCTTGGCGGAGCTCATGGAGTCCGATGATTCGAATAAGGCTTGTCTCATCTTTGAACAGATTCCGATCCCAGCGTTGAAATCCCTGGTAGACGGTATTCTGGTGCTGAAAGAACAGCCTCGATTGATGGCTTCGCTACCTGAGTTGGAACGGTTCAATGTTTCTCTTGTTGGCAAAGGTGTTGGGCCTgcaattttgttggaagTTGGCGGTCGGAATGAAACGAATCCATACGAAAACTCGATCGCTACGGTATCCCCTTCACAAACGACGGCTGCTATGAAGATGTTCGTCGATCGGATAAATTCGTACTTGTATAGTGCACGAGACGTCTCCGATCGATTGGAAAGCATTGCTCCCGTGCCCGTCGAATACCGATCGTGCGCCTTTTCCGAAGTTTGCCACATCCTGTCGGCTTTTTGGAACAGCGTTTGTGAAATACAGACAACACCGTCCGACCAGCTGCAATCCATCATGCTGTCGTTTCCCGCAACAAACGCGGCGGACCACGAGCGAtttgttgccgttgcggaAGTCGTAAGTCGAAGTCTGTCGGTATATCACCGAAACATTGACGGCGACAACGAGAATTTACTCGAAATACAGCATTTTTCGCCTGCTTACGATAGAGATGAGGTCTCTAGCAACAACGAAGTGGCGGATGGGCATTTACCACCGACATCTTGGTTGCAGGCCATGCTTCGGCATACGGATCTGGAAGATGAAAATAGAGTCAAAGCACAGCTTGTGATCAAGTCCAATTTTCAGCGCCGGGCGCCCATAAACTCTGTCTGTATCAAACGTTCCGATTCCGTAGATGGTAAGATGGACGAAACGAAGGGTATCACGGAACTGACACTCGAGAACGGCGGCGGGAAAAAGGTCGTTCCGGCGAGCATCGTTCTTCGGTACGCCTGGAATGCAGTAGCAATGAACAAACAGGATCAAGAGGATTTGCGACAAGCTCTAGAAAAGGAAATAGAGATTGCCAACCGGCAGTAG
- a CDS encoding predicted protein, with protein MSAKVTDPNRQASSQVDFESLVVAAFVSLCVADSPHARLRQMHRATQNGRKVHCRALSGGKTNRCFKIYVAYEDGDDDDDSNNNLAVFGKLAFDHALWDPQHPMPYDLSRTVNEYRIMVAFQRYIPNAPVATPLACLDLTVPSGEFRDGLNTDTGVRQAKLLLIEWTQAEEPWAHQFNRGIVDQRVIPKVARALAALHNFPNINDFGRDFNQGVRPCMRLLFQACRDAMATLLSSNSKQDRCLAALRLLGPHGVERLMDRHVDSYECRNALVHHDVHLFNILVEPATPSNASCNNAETQKIKQATLTSERDEPAVVLCDWEMTFWGPMGSDPGKVMSWPLAVACCHAAADRDTELAGRLAVMTNVFWEAYANALRKNMDRDNDDCECQVFREAMGWTGSMLLTGIYVFGLYREELPLHSLSETLRVEVLASIGLLGIKLMQYGFEHMEPHLTLHQLRARYCIIIQEELKYLANNSR; from the coding sequence ATGAGCGCCAAGGTAACTGATCCAAACCGCCAGGCTAGCAGCCAAGTCGACTTCGAATCGCTCGTGGTCGCGGCCTTTGTGTCCCTTTGTGTTGCGGATTCGCCGCACGCACGTCTCCGGCAAATGCACCGGGCCACTCAAAATGGACGCAAAGTCCATTGCCGAGCCTTGTCGGGAGGTAAGACAAACcgctgcttcaaaatttACGTTGCCTATGAAGATggcgatgatgatgacgacagcaacaacaacttGGCCGTTTTTGGCAAGCTCGCGTTTGACCACGCCTTATGGGATCCCCAACACCCCATGCCCTACGATTTATCACGCACCGTGAACGAGTATCGAATCATGGTAGCCTTCCAGCGATACATACCAAACGCACCGGTTGCCACACCATTGGCCTGTTTAGATCTCACCGTACCATCCGGCGAATTCCGTGATGGCCTCAACACCGACACAGGCGTGCGGCAAGCAAAGCTGCTCTTAATTGAATGGACTCAGGCTGAGGAACCCTGGGCTCATCAATTCAATCGAGGTATTGTGGATCAGCGAGTAATTCCGAAAGTAGCGCGTGCTCTGGCAGCTCTGCACAATTTTCCGAACATTAACGATTTCGGTCGAGACTTCAATCAAGGTGTCCGGCCTTGTATGCGTTTGCTTTTTCAAGCCTGCCGTGATGCAATGGCAACATTACTTTCCAGCAATTCAAAACAGGACCGTTGTCTCGCAGCCTTACGTCTACTAGGGCCGCACGGTGTTGAACGTTTGATGGACCGGCACGTAGATTCGTACGAATGCAGGAATGCACTGGTACATCACGATGTCCATTTATTTAACATTTTGGTTGAGCCAGCCACACCTAGCAATGCATCTTGTAACAATGCCGAGACTCAGAAGATTAAGCAGGCAACTTTAACTTCGGAAAGGGATGAACCTGCCGTAGTTCTTTGCGATTGGGAAATGACATTCTGGGGTCCTATGGGGAGCGATCCTGGAAAGGTTATGTCTTGGCCGCTTGCGGTGGCATGTTGCCATGCAGCCGCGGATCGGGATACTGAACTCGCTGGACGTTTGGCTGTCATGACCAACGTCTTTTGGGAGGCCTATGCCAACGCACTGCGAAAAAATATGGACagagacaacgacgattgcGAATGCCAAGTGTTTCGGGAAGCCATGGGCTGGACTGGTTCCATGCTGTTGACCGGTATTTACGTGTTTGGTTTGTACCGCGAGGAGTTGCCCCTACATTCTTTATCAGAGACGCTCCGTGTTGAAGTTCTTGCCTCCATTGGGTTGCTAGGGATCAAACTGATGCAGTATGGTTTTGAACATATGGAACCCCATTTGACACTGCATCAGCTGAGGGCTAGGTATTGCATCATTATCCAAGAGGAACTAAAATACCTTGCAAATAATTCGCGTTGA
- a CDS encoding predicted protein: MLEEEYGYAMPKKTGENVCRPAIFHIVDTSYGAESTSEFSARCFALSFVFPEGYAVFWTCLATRTHPSLPHRITAASSCDNMEELLDKADQWARAGGEQPERPDFNVPEEYLAIPTTEQYLTLHHSSENENSKGNSWFAQRDLPAGTLLMVAKPVGMVMDWQDDSVEEILPENEQDDEDDEEGMMDDDDKEPRLNELLLLQLLDTIQKEPSIWTECLCTLFPRTQQELSRLPAWVCEDDDIFCQIEASIQAIGALPQMGDLAKEISKRLPLIIRYNILSIETCPELLSYPGPEGHVSLSGVGLYHLPSFFNHSSTPNASRWAIGDVMGVVANQSIKAGTEICISYIEHDVLCESAFRRNQVLRMDFVDGPVSEPASPFEEEGPDVPVVDSDVQNELMEMDPFERLSAIEELLQQATGAKRPEGEQDSAMGTTANGTSWFQCDVQNLRILKAISLEGLGQTKEALTLWEESVDFCEKTLPPNDENTIVVRVQAAFSALAVGNLDKAREQALAALQTHALLFGGGVARFRRRMAADLRLKLRPETGTRTELNGAPAVDILWPL; the protein is encoded by the exons ATGTTAGAAGAAGAATATGGATACGCCATGCCTAAGAAGACTGGCGAAAATGTCTGCCGACCAGCCATTTTCCACATCGTCGACACATCGTACGGAGCTGAAAGCACTTCGGAGTTTTCGGCACGTTGTTTTGCACTTTCTTTTGTGTTCCCAGAGGGATATGCTGTGTTCTGGACCTGTCTTGCCACACGAACGCATCCGTCACTACCACAC CGTATCACCGCCGCCAGCTCTTGCGATAACATGGAAGAGCTCCTGGACAAGGCCGATCAGTGGGCCCGCGCAGGTGGCGAACAACCGGAGCGTCCCGATTTCAACGTACCTGAAGAGTATCTCGCCATTCCCACCACGGAACAATATCTTACGCTGCACCATTCAAGCGAGAATGAGAACAGCAAAGGAAATTCATGGTTCGCCCAACGTGATCTACCCGCAGGAACCTTGCTGATGGTAGCCAAGCCTGTGGGTATGGTCATGGACTGGCAGGATGATTCAGTGGAAGAAATTCTACCAGAGAATGAGCAagacgatgaggacgacgaagagggcATGatggacgatgatgacaaggAACCACGCTTGAATGAACTACTGCTACTGCAGCTACTCGATACCATTCAAAAAGAACCATCTATTTGGACGGAATGCTTGTGTACTTTGTTCCCTCGTACACAGCAAGAACTAAGTCGCTTACCGGCTTGGGTTtgcgaagacgacgacatcttTTGTCAAATCGAAGCGAGTATTCAAGCGATCGGAGCACTCCCGCAAATGGGGGATCTGGCCAAGGAAATATCGAAACGCCTACCATTGATTATTCGGTATAACATTCTTTCGATTGAGACCTGTCCTGAACTCTTGAGCTATCCCGGCCCAGAAGGACACGTTAGCCTCAGCGGCGTCGGCCTTTATCACTTGCCTTCATTTTTCAATCATTCGAGTACACCCAACGCCAGTCGCTGGGCAATCGGAGACGTCATGGGTGTGGTAGCAAACCAAAGCATCAAGGCCGGTACAGAAATATGCATTTCCTATATTGAACACGACGTGCTCTGCGAAAGCGCATTTCGTCGCAATCAAGTGTTGCGAATGGATTTCGTCGACGGCCCAGTATCCGAGCCAGCGTCACcttttgaagaagaaggGCCCGACGTGCCAGTGGTAGATAGCGACGTACAGAATGAACTTATGGAAATGGATCCATTTGAACGTCTATCCGCCATTGAAGAGCTCCTACAGCAAGCCACGGGTGCGAAAAGACCCGAAGGGGAACAGGACTCCGCAATGGGAACGACAGCAAACGGGACGAGCTGGTTTCAGTGTGACGTTCAGAATCTGCGCATTCTCAAAGCAATTTCGCTCGAAGGGCTGGGACAAACTAAAGAGGCCTTGACTTTGTGGGAAGAGTCTGTTGACTTTTGTGAAAAAACGTTGCCACCAAATGACGAAAATACAATTGTGGTTCGTGTGCAAGCTGCATTCTCAGCGTTGGCCGTCGGTAACTTGGACAAAGCACGAGAGCAGGCGCTTGCGGCCTTGCAGACTCATGCACTACTCTTTGGTGGCGGAGTGGCTCGTTTTCGACGACGCATGGCTGCCGATTTGCGGTTGAAGCTAAGACCGGAAACGGGAACTAGAACTGAACTCAATGGTGCCCCTGCCGTAGACATATTGTGGCCGTTGTAA
- a CDS encoding predicted protein, whose amino-acid sequence MTITPHHPPQSNASTIPVATSADAIGLRESLDEYPSDWSRHNPFHDGEIQLQKLAGTHRSVMSFAPKFIRPFLPEQHQEFYRAQSFLVAASRDADGNMWSTLLVASEGPNQSRCPGDFANLVDSPDPVTLHIRTQPVQGDALFGQIQVDSDLGLLGIEFASKRRNRVNGRILYSTPNDGMVLRVDQSFGNCPQYIKPRKEWWWNAEKKETEGASPTFSSSTKPSHLSELHIKTIQGATTIFLATGYRGQGKDTRFGNDASHRGGPPGFLLVRDKHTIVLPDFAGNNFFNSLGNLVMDSRMGLTIPDFESGGMLQLSGRAQIYPGALRLTMFLIEQVNVVPAGTFAIRWSIPSKGESRLLEVVSIVQESVDVKSFHLAAPATVSPNDDDKTSNHKLWGFKAGQHLPIELQTKDGEILRTYSLSGSPSLSSNTYRISVKREPLGKASNHLHDYVQVGDLVQVSRPAGDFTWRASELPVAGEVGENSGAKTRTLVLLSSGVGITPILSMLYQYVAQSKDLQAPRPALWLHGARDGAHHPFREEVSKLVQHAQLRAHLPLQTHVVYSRPSPKDAGLYDSIGRIRFALLQNIVVEWKDAEYFMCGSSSMMTDMEESLLKAGVRASDIHFETF is encoded by the exons ATGACAATCACGCCGCATCACCCACCCCAATCGAACGCATCCACCATACCGGTTGCTACATCAGCCGATGCAATTGGATTAAGGGAATCGCTTGATGAATATCCTAGCGACTGGTCACGGCACAATCCATTTCATGACGGCGAGATTCAGTTGCAAAAGCTAGCCGGAACGCACCGTAGCGTTATGTCGTTTGCGCCCAAGTTTATCCGTCCTTTCCTTCCGGAGCAGCATCAAGAGTTTTATCGGGCGCAATCATTCCTCGTCGCAGCTTCCCGAGATGCCGATGGTAACATGTGGTCCACGTTGCTCGTCGCAAGCGAGGGGCCGAACCAGAGTCGCTGTCCAGGAGATTTTGCAAACCTCGTCGATTCGCCCGATCCGGTGACCTTGCACATTCGAACACAACCCGTCCAGGGGGACGCCCTTTTCGGACAAATTCAAGTCGATTCCGACCTAGGATTATTAGGAATTGAATTTGCCTCCAAACGTCGCAATCGGGTAAACGGACGAATCCTTTATTCGACACCAAACGACGGCATGGTGTTGAGAGTTGATCAATCTTTCGGCAATTGTCCCCAGTACATCAAACCAAGAAAGGAATGGTGGTGGAATGctgaaaagaaagaaacggaaggAGCAAGCCCCACCTTTTCCTCGTCAACCAAACCTTCGCATTTATCGGAATTGCATATAAAAACAATCCAAGGCGCCACCACTATCTTCTTGGCAACGGGATATCGTGGCCAGGGAAAGGATACTCGCTTTGGGAATGACGCATCCCATCGTGGAGGCCCCCCTGGCTTTCTTCTTGTGCGAGACAAGCACACAATAGTGCTACCCGATTTCGCCGGTAACAATTTTTTCAATTCGCTCGGCAATCTGGTCATGGATTCAAGGATGGGTCTGACCATCCCAGATTTTGAAAGTGGTGGCATGCTGCAATTGTCTGGACGCGCGCAG ATTTACCCCGGGGCGTTGCGGTTGACCATGTTTTTAATTGAACAGGTCAACGTGGTGCCCGCGGGGACCTTTGCTATTCGATGGTCGATTCCGTCAAAAGGAGAATCGCGACTTTTGGAAGTTGTGTCCATTGTTCAAGAATCGGTCGACGTGAAATCCTTCCATCTGGCAGCCCCGGCTACTGTCTCTCCGAATGACGATGacaaaacaagcaatcaCAAGCTTTGGGGTTTCAAAGCTGGACAGCATTTGCCGATTGAGCTTCAAACAAAGGATGGTGAAATTCTCCGGACCTACAGTCTTTCGGGCTCGCCGAGTTTATCGTCAAATACTTATCGTATTTCCGTAAAGCGGGAGCCCTTAGGTAAGGCTTCTAATCATCTACACGATTACGTGCAGGTCGGTGATTTAGTTCAAGTGTCTCGGCCGGCCGGTGACTTTACATGGAGAGCCTCTGAGCTTCCTGTCGCTGGAGAAGTAGGGGAAAACTCTGGTGCAAAAACACGAACACTGGTATTACTGAGCTCGGGAGTCGGTATTACGCCCATTCTTTCCATGCTATACCAGTACGTAGCACAAAGCAAAGACTTACAAGCTCCCCGTCCTGCCTTGTGGTTGCACGGTGCGCGTGATGGAGCACACCATCCCTTTCGAGAGGAAGTTTCAAAGTTGGTGCAACACGCACAGCTACGGGCACACTTACCGCTGCAAACGCATGTCGTCTATTCACGACCATCACCCAAAGACGCAGGCCTCTACGATTCCATCGGGCGCATTCGATTTGCTTTGTTGCAAAACATTGTTGTTGAGTGGAAAGACGCAGAGTACTTTATGTGCGGCTCGAGCTCAATGATGACCGACATGGAGGAAAGCTTGCTAAAGGCCGGAGTCCGTGCGAGTGACATTCATTTTGAAACCTTCTGA
- a CDS encoding predicted protein produces MSSEVNSDRALVAYRAVEAMEFEENSLTTEPVLAKSHKSATLSRCDPDTTPSFSLNSDTSCLAPAYSPKLADHLGGSRQYWRDMILGVNDGLVSTFLLVAGVAGGGLASTDILLTAIAGALAGAISMCAGEYVATKSQNQVLQGEIDLEKLHVRFRPKEEIAEVEAQLLTAIGIGEDQPELRETLLQYYTAHPESLLKIMIALEFGVVDHEQRSPLCAGLTSCGTFLLGTLPSVLPFVFLDDPTVGLIVAAVIATLTLLLVGAIKTWATRGSAWMAALDNLVITGCGGTFAYGIGLFFDAVVQ; encoded by the coding sequence ATGAGCTCAGAAGTCAATTCAGACCGGGCTTTGGTGGCATATCGTGCCGTGGAAGCCATGGAATTTGAGGAAAATTCGCTTACAACGGAACCGGTCCTTGCGAAATCCCATAAGTCAGCTACATTGAGTCGGTGTGATCCAGATACCACACCGTCTTTCAGTCTGAACTCTGACACAAGTTGCTTGGCCCCTGCGTACTCACCCAAACTGGCGGATCATTTGGGAGGATCACGTCAATACTGGCGCGACATGATCCTCGGAGTGAATGACGGTCTCGTCTCCACATTTCTGCTCGTGGCCGGCGTCGCCGGTGGTGGACTTGCTTCGACCGACATTCTGCTGACGGCTATTGCCGGTGCACTAGCCGGAGCCATCAGCATGTGCGCTGGTGAATACGTCGCGACGAAATCGCAGAATCAAGTCCTGCAGGGAGAAATCGACCTCGAAAAGCTGCACGTTCGGTTTCGACCCAAGGAGGAAATCGCCGAGGTTGAAGCGCAACTGCTGACGGCAATTGGCATTGGCGAAGATCAGCCGGAATTGCGGGAAACTTTGTTACAATATTACACTGCCCATCCAGAATCTTTACTCAAGATTATGATTGCACTCGAGTTTGGTGTTGTGGACCACGAGCAACGATCTCCTCTGTGTGCAGGTCTGACTTCGTGTGGCACTTTTCTCCTGGGAACTCTTCCGTCCGTGTTGCCTTTTGTGTTCTTGGACGATCCGACAGTGGGTCTGATTGTGGCGGCGGTCATTGCGACCCTGACGTTGTTGTTAGTGGGGGCAATAAAAACATGGGCCACGCGTGGCAGCGCTTGGATGGCTGCATTGGATAATCTGGTCATTACCGGTTGTGGGGGTACCTTTGCCTACGGTATTGGTCTATTCTTCGATGCGGTTGTGCAATGA